A window of Schistocerca cancellata isolate TAMUIC-IGC-003103 chromosome 1, iqSchCanc2.1, whole genome shotgun sequence genomic DNA:
AATGAGACAGAACCTAGAAGACCCTTAGCAATAGGAACAGAAGTCGATCTGGTGCTTGTAAAGGCACTCAGCTTCACCCAATATCGTACCAAAAGAAGTAACCAACGTAGAAAATTACCTAATAAAAGTAGGTTACCCATTGAGAAGGACGTTACAAACGTAACGAAATCAAGACAATATTTTCTGCTGATTCCTTTTCGTAAAACGTAATCAGACCACAAATAATGTTCGGACCAGTAGCATCAGCGGCGCGTTTTTAACACACTCGTAAATGTCGGTATGCACTTTTCCACCAATACTTCTTACGTTTCGACATTCGTCTCGTTTGTCGTGGCATCTTTTACTATGCCGCGAGATTGTCCATCTGCAGACCGTAGAACATCGTTACGTGGGAAGTATTCGAGCACTGTTCGTCCATAGGCATGACGGAGGAATCGGCAGAGTCCTTTGATGATGCGGGAGAGATGAAACTTACGGCTCACATGAACCACCAAAGAAGAAGCCGCTTTCAGAGCTGCCTCTCTTCTCTCTCCGTCGCCAGTAGTTGTTGCCCAGATGACGCAGTGCCGTTGGTGATGGGGACGTTATAGATGGGCTTGAAACCTCCAAACAACTGAGGTTTGAAGTTTTCAAAGTCGAATTTGGGCGGGGTGGCTTCAGAAATGTCATCTTTGGAGTTCGCTGGCGTGGGTACTGGAGAGTCCTCCCtgtcttcggcagctggtggaaaGCGAGTGTCAGGTACCACACTCCAGCCCTGGTTGGAGGGAGCCGCATCCACGTTGGCGCTCGCCTGGAATGGAGCCTGGAAATTGAGAGACGGAGGAGTAGATGACGATGGGAGGTCCTCTGGACGCTCCCGGTGATTGGAACGGTGGCTGCCACTGACTCCTCCGAGTTGAGGCCGGGTGTGCATCACTGCCGACACTGTGAATTCGGAGCCACCAGCACTAGGTTCCACTACCGTCTCCTGCATCGAAGGATATTTTTTCTGCGAGGTGGCGACTGTAGCTGTCGTTGTAGTACTTTCATCCTTGCTGACGGATGCCCACCTGTCGGTATTCCCCACAGTGGATGGCGAATGAGGAGGCTTCTTGGTGGCAAAAGGCTGGTAGTCTTGCAGGTAAGGAATGACTACATTGTCTTCAGTGTCGTGGTCGTCTCTGTCGCGACTCGTTCCGccgccaaaatgatcgtcatgtaTCTCAGCATCGAGTGCTTCGGCGAGAGGTCTGTCTTCTTCGAGATGCGGTCTTTCCATGCGGTAGGGGAAGTCATCTGCTGTAACTGGAGCAACAGTTTCAGCACGGTGCGGCTTAAGCAGTGGTGTGTCTGTACGATCCCTGACTGGCTGCAGTAGAGGCAACTCCTCGGAGGCGGCAGCTGCCTCACGCTCTGCCTCCAGGTCAGCTGGAGGCAGTGGTCGTTGCGGACCGTGTGAGCCAATGACAACACCTGTGTCGGCGATTCGCTCTTCACTAGGTTTCACTGGATAAACAACGAACACGGGCCTGTTTTCAGAAGCGGCTGGGGAAACGGTAAATTCGTTCCTGGCGGCGGCGGCTACAGGAGGCGGCAGGAATGCCGACGAAGGCCCGGAACCACCTCCTGCACCCTGCATCATCTGCAGCGTTGTGATACGTCGGTTGTCGGGTCCCGCGCGGCGATGCACCAGTGGCGCTGGGGGTGGCAGTGGTTCTTCATCAGGGCGGTCACTGCGGCGGCGGTAGTGTGCTGCCGGTTGCATCGGTGGTGGCTGCAAACGCTGCACCAGTGGCTGCTGACGGTATGGGAAGCGACCGTCACCGTGCCCCGCTGTCGGCCGGAACTGTGGCAGGATGTTGGGAAGAGCTGCTCCTGGCGCTGCCGAGTGAGGCGATGGAGGCGGAGGCGGGGGTGGCGGTACTCTAGGTCGCCCATTGTGAGGCTGGGTTGCTGGAGGCTTGCCGCGATTGTAGCCACCAGCTGCTGCCGGTGAACCGACTACGTATGTCGGCGATGGGACAGTGTCCACCTTGGGACGTGCGACCTGATTATTTTGGGGTGAAGCGGGATGAGGAGGTGGTGGAGGAGGGAGAGGGTACCTCAGAGGAGGTTGCTTAGGACGGGTGTCCCACGAGAAGGGCGGTGGGCGAGAGGCTTCTGCTGGCGGTTGCAGCTCTGTAGAAGGTGGACGGACCTGTGGCCGGATCGGGATGCCAGCCGGGGGTGGTGCAGACAGTGGAACTTTCTGCACAGAGCTGATGAAGCTACCACTACCGTCGACCTTGCTCCCAGCTGCTGGAGTCGAAGAAGTGTCCGGAACTGGGCGAGAAGGTTGCTTGTCTTCAGGAAACTTGACTACACCTCCACTGGTGGTAGTAGGTTTGGCTGATGCTGCAGTCCACCTGTTGCCATCTTGTGGTGCTGGCTGGGGAGTAGGAGCACTCGGCCGAGGGGCAGGCTGTGTCTGGACAGCTAGAGCGCCAGAAGAAGCTAGCAGTGTCGCCAGCGGATTGGGCTGTACGACTACGGGGCTGGCAGTGGGGCGGATATGACCAGTCAGTGAATCTGCCGGCACTCTGTGAGTGTTAGTGGGAGTTGAAGCTGGCCTGTTAGCACCGTAAGGGAAGAACACGGTAGCATTCTGGGCATAGCCGGGTCTCAGGACTCCAGGTGCCGGCGGTTGTGGCCTCGGGGTAGGGGTACCACTGGGAGGACGTGTCTGCTCGACACCTTCACCCGGCCCAAATATCGGTCGGAAAGGTTCCTCGGCATAGGCGCCGTACGGACTCAGTCTGTCGGCATTATTCAGATACGAGGATTCGGTCTGTAGTTCGACAGATGGAACGAGAGGAGGGCGTGATGACGACGCTTGTGGACGCTGGTTGGGAGTCAATATGACATTGCTGGTTAGAGAGGGAGGTCGTCCCTGAGGTTTCAGAGGAGTGTGGGCATCGAGTGGCATCGAAGTGACGATGAATGGCGCTGATGTAGGCTCCTTATTATCTGAAGTAACATAAGTCACTGCCGGTCTCCTTGTGGTGGTAGTCGGAGTGGTGGTTGCGGCTGTGGTACTGGTAGTCGAAGAGGGCGAGTCTTGGCGGCGGGTGTCTTTCGTCGAGGGCTCGGTGGCAGTAGTGGTGGTGGTTGTGAATGTGGTACTAGTTGTTGCAGTTGTGACGGGCTTTACTTCTCGATTGTCAGTGGGGTAGATGTAGCCGTGGCTGATATCGTACGAGGGTACCCCATTCTCGACCGGTCTCGCGTGGCCAGACGGACTGGGCCCCTCTGGTGCCGTATCATAGAATTCGTAGTCGTAATTTTCATCGAATGGTGGCTCGGTGGTGGTTGTTGTCGTAGTTGTCGGAGGTTTTCTGGTCgtagtggtggttgtggtggtggtagtgCTGGTGGTGCTGATGggagtagtggtagtggtggtgggagcCGGCCGCCTGGTGGTCGTCGTCGAGGAGGTGGCGGGGTGCGGCCTCACTGTGTAGTAGGAGGGCACGGGGGTGGAGCTGGTGGGCTGCGGCCGGACGACGCGGTGGCTGCCGCCCGTGCCCTGCACCTTGGTGTTGGCGTACGAGCTCGAGATGAGCGGGTACTTGAGGTCCTCCTCGGTGTACTTGTGGTTGCTGTAGCCGTGCACGATGCGCACGCCCGCCACCTCGTTGTGCGTCGGGGCGGCACTGCTGCTGCCGCGGATTGGCCCGTCTCGACGGTCCACGCCATCCCAGCTGTCCGCCTCGGTGTCGTCCTCCGCCTACAGACGGAAAAGATACATTGATGTATCAGAAACGTCAACATTTTGTAGAAATAATATCCATATGTATAATTTACATCTAGATTGAATATtcacattaaaattgtgtgtcggaccaGGACTAGAACCTAGGACCATCACCTTCCAAgggaaagtgctctatcgactgagctacccaagcaagtttCACGAACCGCAAAAGTCCCAGATTTGAGTTCTGGTCTGGGATACagctttaatctgcgaggaagtctttagtttaaatctacatccatactccgcaagccactttatggtGTGTGTCTAAGGGTAGTTTGTGCACTACCTGCCACTTTCTCTCCTCCCTGGTCAGAAGCAAATGTCCCACGGGAAGAAGGAATGTTGGTAAGACTCCGCTTGAGCCAGAAGTCCTGTAATTTTACCTTCGTGCCAttttcgctagatatacgtaggaggaggcACTTTATGGGTTCACTTTTCCAGGAAACTACGCTCATCGAATTTTAACATTAAATCACACCGTGAAGCGAATCGGCTCACTTTTAACATGTGCTACTGGCGTTAGACGAGTATCTCTCCTAACGCTTTCGCGGGTACAGAACGCACCTGTAACGAAACGAGCTAAACTTGGTCCTTCTACATTTCTATTATCAATCATTTCTATTACGGATCGTGAACTGAAGAGTAGCATTTAAACTACGTTCGAACGAGTGCTTCGTATGTTACCTCCTTCCTGGACAGAAATGTCTGCCTAAGACTTCTGTCAATGAAAGTCTGCCATTCATAATATTAGTTCGTGTGTTCGTTACACTTTAAATCAATCGCTGTGAATACACTCTGATATATTCCGTGGATGTGACAGTTTTCAGCGCTTACTTGGCAATCGTGAGTCATTCCGTAATGGGTCTTTCTGCCCAATTATGCGCAACGcgttaattttcttttatgttgaaAGTCAACCGCCAATCCCTGCGACAAATATCGATGCTCTGCAAGTCTTTCTGCATCTCGTTACAATTTtccagcgttgcgacttctctggtTACCATCTCGAGCTTTCGTAAGTGTACAAGGTGTGTTACAATTGAGGTGCTGAGAACCAAAGAGCCTAAAACACACAGTCATCGATTTTGAGATTGTAACACGTATGTAAGCTTCGGATATCCTCTTGATCTTACGGCGAACAAGCTTTATCTGTATATGTAGCTCCTCACTGTAtgtatgaaaattcacgaaaagctgtcgcACGgtgttttcaaatattcatttccATTTGGACCCATAGCACAAAGCATAATTACGTTGTTCTGCGCTACTCTGTTGTTATatagagcagtaatttattgtcTATGTCATGTACGTAGGAGTCATATTTCAAAATCAGAGGTGTATCGGCAGTTTTATCAGAACTTCAAAACACAGAATGTGCTTCATGAAAATGATCATAAACGAGGATCATGAATTGCCGTATAGgtcataactgtgtgtgtgtgtgtgtgtgtgtgtgtgtgcgtgtgtgtgtgtgtggtatattTCGTATCTattctttatgttctgattctagtttcacattGAATTACGAACTTTATAACTATCACTAGCCTGTAAaaggaaattttgtgaattaacactAATAACTGTtataatcttaaatattaattaatatttcataacatgACATGGGTAGATTATTGTTTCATAAAAAATATTGGACATTAAGCCTTGGTTAAAAATCAGTTCAGATCTATGACACTGGTGATTTCTTTATAAAACTGTTTTTCACATACaactgtttttctcaaaattttgtttttgtgctttgggcctttatgGTTCTCAGTGACTGTTAATAGGCTGACAGTATAAGGCAACAGAAGTAAGAACGCTGCAGTAAACATGTATCGGAAAATGAACCGTTTACGAGATAACTGGAATGTGTAGTTACGAACCGCAAGTGACTTCGGTGTGAAATATTGTCCTTGTTACtatatatgtattttaaatataaACTTTTCTAATTGACCCAAAATTTTATCCGAGGCCAACGTTAACGGGAAATACAGTACTACTTCAGGAAGTCACACATCAGGAATTACTGCACACTCCCGCCTGTTAATGGAGGTGTTCAACGTGTCGCCTTCGTCTTTTTTGCGATACCTCATTTGTCTCTGCCGTGAGTTACGACTTTTTTCAAACACTCCCGAATCACCTCGTAAATCTCGACAAGACTATAAAATTCTCTGCTCCCTTTCTTCATCTTTATCAACAGGAGTGCTATACACATCACTCCTGAGGTGATCACAAACATGAACATCTAGAGGATGAAGGTCAGATGATCTTCAGGTCAAGATACGGTCTCCGCTCTAACTATCCATTTTGGACCAGGCTGGACCGTTAGATCTCGTTACCAGTAAACTCCCTACCCATTATTCTTTAAGGGATCGAACGGCAAGGTATAAGGGGccatcggtatgccaatcaggcaaaatcgccgtaagCAAGGAGGCAGTTATCCCAGGTGGAAGAAATCCGTAActccctgctgcacatcctcatccgacaggaatcgccGACTCTTCAACGCGTGTTTTaagagaccgaaggcgtgataatcgcgtgaGGGGAGGTCAGGACTACAGGGAGGGAGCTCGAGTGTTTCCCACTTGAGATGGCATAACTTCTGCACTACGAAATTTGGGATATATCGacgtgcgttaccatgaagcagCTTGGCGCTTTAGtcaacaacggtggttttcgacggccgtgctgccccatacacattcttcattctctggtggatgtctaccggtgtttgtctttCGGCAACCAAGTAAAGAAGAACACCACGTTGGatttgtttggacgcatttgataaaAACGGCGCCATAGACCACGTTGCCGCATGTACCGCACGCgcttcggaaagacacgaatgccacactaatccgttGTCTACATGTCGGTACTTTTATACCCGCGTGGGAGTCGCGCTACGCTGCATATACGTTGAAGCAATGCCCTCAAGCGGAAACCTTTTGAATGCCCTTAGATACTACAGCTTCAAACGTATGATTACTTTTCAAATGTCCTCATGCGTTAAATAATTGATGTTAAgcgtgtaagtgagaaaaagttcagAAATTATATGAAATTATTGCTTAAAGTTTCTTGGAAGTTGCTAACTGCTCTCATTGTCAAACATTGGATCAGTATAGCCTGTGTAATTTGCCCTCCCATTTTAAACAAGGCTAGTTTCTCACGTatctcaatgttcatgacgtcatgtctcaagaactatgtgtcatacaatgatataattttgtaggtaagttTAGTGGTGTATTTGGACACTGTCAGCAAAGTGAGTTgcaaatacacttctggccattaaaattgctacaccacgaagatgacgtgctacagacgcgaaatttaactgacaggaagaagatgctgtgacatacaaattattagcttttcagagcattcacacaaggttggcaccggtagcgacacctacaacgtgctgacatgacgaaagtttccaaccgatttctcatatataaacagcagttgatcggcgttgcctcgtgaaacgttgttgtgatgcctcgtgtaaggaggagaaatgcgtaccatcacgtttccgactttaataaaggtcggattgtagcctatcgggattgcggtttatcgtatcgcgacattgctgctcgcgttggtcgagatccaatgactgttagcagaatatggaatcggtgggttcaggagggtaatacggaacgccgtgctggatcccaacggcctcgtatcactagcagtcgggatgacaggcatcttatccgcatggctgtaacggatcgtgcagccacgtctcgatccctgagtcaacagatggggacgtttgcaatacaacaaccatctgcacgaacagttcgacgacgtttgcagcaacatggactatcagctcggagaccatgcctgcggttaccattgacgctgcatcacagacaggagcacctgcgatggtgtactcaacgacgaacctggctgcactaatggcaaaaagtcatttttttggtatgaatccaggttcttttttgcagcagcatgatggtcgcatccgtgtttggcgacatcgcggtgaatgcacattggaagcgtgtattcgtcatcgccatactggcgtatcacccggcgtgatgggaatggggtgccattggttacacgtctcagtcacctcttgttctcattgacggcactttgaacagtggacgttacatttcagatgtgttacgacccgtggctctaccgttcaacgatccctgcgagaccctacatttcagcaggataatgcacgaccgcctgttgcaggtcctgtacgggcctttctggatacagaaaatgttcgactgctgccctggccatcacattgtccagatctctcaccgattgaaaacctct
This region includes:
- the LOC126190220 gene encoding proteoglycan 4-like — its product is MRWAKPAKALLSAAAVLFALSSAAANPQTGSSASATDDGDQEVAAAAHAPTAAPLVAEGAAHQGYRMPGLFGFNGGRPFFAERDPLTGSLDFCTRAVTATGAGAASHGDGDYFYEDEEAEDDTEADSWDGVDRRDGPIRGSSSAAPTHNEVAGVRIVHGYSNHKYTEEDLKYPLISSSYANTKVQGTGGSHRVVRPQPTSSTPVPSYYTVRPHPATSSTTTTRRPAPTTTTTTPISTTSTTTTTTTTTTRKPPTTTTTTTTEPPFDENYDYEFYDTAPEGPSPSGHARPVENGVPSYDISHGYIYPTDNREVKPVTTATTSTTFTTTTTTATEPSTKDTRRQDSPSSTTSTTAATTTPTTTTRRPAVTYVTSDNKEPTSAPFIVTSMPLDAHTPLKPQGRPPSLTSNVILTPNQRPQASSSRPPLVPSVELQTESSYLNNADRLSPYGAYAEEPFRPIFGPGEGVEQTRPPSGTPTPRPQPPAPGVLRPGYAQNATVFFPYGANRPASTPTNTHRVPADSLTGHIRPTASPVVVQPNPLATLLASSGALAVQTQPAPRPSAPTPQPAPQDGNRWTAASAKPTTTSGGVVKFPEDKQPSRPVPDTSSTPAAGSKVDGSGSFISSVQKVPLSAPPPAGIPIRPQVRPPSTELQPPAEASRPPPFSWDTRPKQPPLRYPLPPPPPPHPASPQNNQVARPKVDTVPSPTYVVGSPAAAGGYNRGKPPATQPHNGRPRVPPPPPPPPSPHSAAPGAALPNILPQFRPTAGHGDGRFPYRQQPLVQRLQPPPMQPAAHYRRRSDRPDEEPLPPPAPLVHRRAGPDNRRITTLQMMQGAGGGSGPSSAFLPPPVAAAARNEFTVSPAASENRPVFVVYPVKPSEERIADTGVVIGSHGPQRPLPPADLEAEREAAAASEELPLLQPVRDRTDTPLLKPHRAETVAPVTADDFPYRMERPHLEEDRPLAEALDAEIHDDHFGGGTSRDRDDHDTEDNVVIPYLQDYQPFATKKPPHSPSTVGNTDRWASVSKDESTTTTATVATSQKKYPSMQETVVEPSAGGSEFTVSAVMHTRPQLGGVSGSHRSNHRERPEDLPSSSTPPSLNFQAPFQASANVDAAPSNQGWSVVPDTRFPPAAEDREDSPVPTPANSKDDISEATPPKFDFENFKPQLFGGFKPIYNVPITNGTASSGQQLLATEREERQL